In Peromyscus maniculatus bairdii isolate BWxNUB_F1_BW_parent chromosome 9, HU_Pman_BW_mat_3.1, whole genome shotgun sequence, one genomic interval encodes:
- the Zic5 gene encoding zinc finger protein ZIC 5, with product MMEPPLSKRNPPALRLADLATAQAQQLQNMTGFPVLAGPPAHSQLRAAAAHLHPRDPDTDPGAASTALGPEHMAQASGHGPSPPAQALQGQPQAPAPAARSAASEAQPGARTHPDGGGSGGAQASAPPPPAPPLPPSQSPSPPPPPPPSALSGYTATNSGGGGSSGKGHSRDFVLRRDLSATAPAAAMHGAPLGGEQRSGSSSPQHPTPPPHPAGMFISASGTYAGRDGGGPALFPALHDSPGAPGGHPLNGQMRLGLAAAAAAAAELYGRAEPPFAPRSGDAHYGAVAAAAAAALHGYGAVNLNLNLAAAAAAAAAAGPGPHLQHHAPPPAPPPAPAPHPHHPHLPGAAGAFLRYMRQPIKRELICKWLDPEELAGPPPPPLAASSAKPCSKTFGTMHELVNHVTVEHVGGPEQSSHVCFWEDCPREGKPFKAKYKLINHIRVHTGEKPFPCPFPGCGKVFARSENLKIHKRTHTGEKPFKCEFDGCDRKFANSSDRKKHSHVHTSDKPYYCKIRGCDKSYTHPSSLRKHMKIHCKSPPPSPGALGYSSVGTPVGDTLSPVLDPARSRSSTLSPQVANLNEWYVCQASGAPSHLHTPSSNGTTSESEDEEMYGNPEVVRTIH from the exons ATGATGGAGCCCCCTTTGAGCAAGAGGAACCCGCCAGCGCTGAGATTAGCGGATTTGGCAACGGCTCAGGCCCAACAGCTTCAGAATATGACAGGCTTCCCGGTGCTGGCCGGCCCGCCCGCCCACTCCCAACTCCGCGCCGCCGCCGCGCATCTCCACCCGCGGGACCCAGACACTGACCCCGGCGCGGCCAGCACTGCGCTCGGACCCGAGCACATGGCCCAGGCCAGTGGGCATGGCCCCAGCCCTCCCGCTCAGGCGCTCCAGGGACAGCCCCAGGCTCCCGCGCCCGCTGCCCGCTCCGCCGCCTCAGAGGCGCAACCGGGCGCCCGCACCCACCCCGACGGCGGGGGCAGCGGTGGCGCGCAAGCCTCGGCGCCCCcgcctccagcccctcctcttcctccctcccagtccccctctccccctcccccgcctcctcCTTCTGCCCTCTCGGGCTACACCGCCACCaacagtggcggcggcggcagcagcggcaaaGGCCACAGCAGGGACTTCGTCCTCCGGAGGGACCTTTCCGCCACGGCCCCCGCGGCGGCCATGCACGGGGCCCCGCTCGGAGGGGAGCAGCGGTCCGGCAGCAGCTCCCCCCAGCACCCGACCCCGCCTCCCCACCCGGCCGGGATGTTCATCTCGGCCAGCGGCACCTACGCGGGCCGGGACGGTGGCGGCCCCGCGCTCTTTCCCGCGCTGCACGACTCTCCGGGGGCTCCCGGCGGCCACCCGCTCAACGGCCAGATGCGCTTGGGGCTGGCGGCCGCCGCGGCGGCTGCGGCCGAGCTGTACGGCCGCGCGGAGCCACCCTTCGCTCCGCGCTCAGGGGACGCGCACTACGGGGCGGTGGcggccgccgcggccgccgccttGCACGGCTACGGAGCCGTGAACTTAAACCTGAACctggctgcggcggcggcggccgcggcggccgCGGGGCCGGGGCCCCACCTGCAGCACCACGCGCCGCCCCCGGCGCCGCCGCCGGCGCCCGCGCCGCACCCgcaccacccccacctcccgGGGGCGGCCGGGGCCTTCCTGCGCTACATGCGGCAGCCAATCAAGCGGGAGCTCATCTGCAAGTGGCTGGACCCGGAGGAGCTGgccgggccgccgccgccgccgctcgcgGCCAGCAGCGCCAAGCCCTGCTCCAAAACTTTCGGCACCATGCACGAGCTGGTGAACCACGTCACGGTGGAGCACGTGGGAGGCCCGGAGCAGAGCAGCCACGTCTGCTTCTGGGAGGACTGTCCGCGCGAGGGCAAGCCCTTCAAGGCCAAGTACAAACTCATCAACCACATCCGCGTGCACACCGGCGAGAAGCCCTTCCCCTGCCCGTTCCCGGGCTGCGGCAAGGTCTTCGCGCGCTCCGAGAACCTCAAGATCCACAAGCGCACTCATACAG GGGAAAAGCCTTTCAAATGTGAATTTGATGGCTGTGACAGGAAGTTTGCCAATAGCAGTGATCGAAAGAAACACTCCCATGTCCATACCAGCGACAAGCCCTACTACTGTAAGATTCGAGGCTGTGATAAATCCTATACTCACCCAAGCTCTCTGAGGAAGCACATGAAGATTCACTGCAAGTCCCCCCCACCTTCTCCAGGAGCCCTTGGTTACTCATCAGTGGGGACTCCGGTGGGTGACACTTTGTCCCCTGTGCTGGACCCAGCAAGGAGTCGATCCAGCACTCTGTCCCCTCAGGTGGCCAACCTCAATGAGTGGTACGTTTGCCAGGCCAGTGGGGCCCCCAGCCACCTCCACACACCTTCCAGCAATGGAACCACCTCTGAGTCTGAAGATGAGGAAATGTATGGGAACCCTGAAGTTGTGCGGACGATACATTAG
- the Zic2 gene encoding zinc finger protein ZIC 2 isoform X2, whose protein sequence is MLLDAGPQFPAIGVGSFARHHHHSAAAAAAAAAEMQDRELSLAAAQNGFVDSAAAHMGAFKLNPGAHELSPGQSSAFTSQGPGAYPGSAAAAAAAAALGPHAAHVGSYSGPPFNSTRDFLFRSRGFGDSAPGGGQHGLFGPGAGGLHHAHSDAQGHLLFPGLPEQHGPHGSQNVLNGQMRLGLPGEVFGRSEQYRQVASPRTDPYSAAQLHNQYGPMNMNMGMNMAAAAAHHHHHHHHPGAFFRYMRQQCIKQELICKWIDPEQLSNPKKSCNKTFSTMHELVTHVSVEHVGGPEQSNHVCFWEECPREGKPFKAKYKLVNHIRVHTGEKPFPCPFPGCGKVFARSENLKIHKRTHTGEKPFQCEFEGCDRRFANSSDRKKHMHVHTSDKPYLCKMCDKSYTHPSSLRKHMKSPLVPAPGFCLAGP, encoded by the exons ATGCTTCTGGACGCGGGGCCGCAGTTCCCGGCCATCGGGGTGGGCAGCTTCGCGCGCCACCACCATCActcggccgcggcggcggcggcggcggctgcggagATGCAGGACCGCGAGCTGAGCCTGGCGGCGGCTCAGAACGGCTTCGTGGACTCAGCCGCGGCGCACATGGGCGCCTTCAAGCTCAACCCTGGAGCGCACGAACTGTCTCCTGGTCAGAGTTCGGCGTTCACGTCGCAAGGTCCGGGTGCATACCCGGGCTCGGCTGCAGCTGCCGCTGCGGCCGCGGCACTGGGGCCCCACGCCGCGCACGTTGGCTCCTATTCCGGGCCTCCCTTTAATTCCACCCGGGACTTCCTGTTCCGCAGCCGCGGCTTCGGGGACTCGGCGCCGGGAGGCGGCCAGCATGGGCTCTTCGGGCCGGGCGCGGGCGGCCTGCACCACGCGCACTCGGACGCGCAGGGCCACCTCCTCTTCCCGGGCCTCCCGGAGCAGCACGGGCCGCACGGCTCGCAGAACGTGCTCAACGGGCAAATGCGCCTTGGGCTGCCCGGCGAAGTGTTCGGGCGCTCGGAGCAGTACCGCCAAGTGGCCAGCCCGCGGACCGACCCCTACTCGGCGGCGCAACTCCACAATCAGTACGGCCCCATGAATATGAACATGGGGATGAACATGGCAGCGGCCgcagcccaccaccaccaccatcaccaccaccctggTGCCTTTTTCCGCTACATGCGGCAGCAGTGCATCAAGCAGGAGCTCATCTGCAAGTGGATCGATCCCGAGCAGCTAAGCAATCCCAAGAAAAGCTGCAACAAAACTTTCAGCACCATGCATGAGCTGGTGACCCACGTCTCCGTGGAGCACGTCGGCGGCCCGGAGCAGAGCAACCACGTCTGCTTCTGGGAGGAGTGTCCACGCGAGGGCAAGCCCTTCAAGGCCAAATACAAACTGGTCAACCACATCCGCGTGCACACCGGCGAGAAGCCCTTTCCCTGTCCTTTCCCGGGCTGCGGCAAGGTCTTCGCGCGCTCCGAGAACCTCAAGATCCACAAAAGGACCCACACAG GGGAGAAACCTTTCCAGTGTGAGTTCGAGGGCTGTGACCGGCGCTTCGCCAACAGCAGCGACAGGAAGAAGCACATGCATGTCCACACCTCAGATAAGCCCTATCTCTGCAAGATGTGCGACAAGTCCTACACGCACCCTAGCTCGCTGCGGAAGCACATGAAG TCCCCTCTGGTCCCCGCTCCCGGCTTTTGTCTTGCAGGTCCATGa
- the Zic2 gene encoding zinc finger protein ZIC 2 isoform X1 has translation MLLDAGPQFPAIGVGSFARHHHHSAAAAAAAAAEMQDRELSLAAAQNGFVDSAAAHMGAFKLNPGAHELSPGQSSAFTSQGPGAYPGSAAAAAAAAALGPHAAHVGSYSGPPFNSTRDFLFRSRGFGDSAPGGGQHGLFGPGAGGLHHAHSDAQGHLLFPGLPEQHGPHGSQNVLNGQMRLGLPGEVFGRSEQYRQVASPRTDPYSAAQLHNQYGPMNMNMGMNMAAAAAHHHHHHHHPGAFFRYMRQQCIKQELICKWIDPEQLSNPKKSCNKTFSTMHELVTHVSVEHVGGPEQSNHVCFWEECPREGKPFKAKYKLVNHIRVHTGEKPFPCPFPGCGKVFARSENLKIHKRTHTGEKPFQCEFEGCDRRFANSSDRKKHMHVHTSDKPYLCKMCDKSYTHPSSLRKHMKVHESSPQGSESSPAASSGYESSTPPGLVSPSAEPQSSSNLSPAAAAAAAAAAAAAAAVSAVHRGAGSGSSGSGGGSATGSGGGGGAGGGGGGGSGGGSGTAGGHSGLSSNFNEWYV, from the exons ATGCTTCTGGACGCGGGGCCGCAGTTCCCGGCCATCGGGGTGGGCAGCTTCGCGCGCCACCACCATCActcggccgcggcggcggcggcggcggctgcggagATGCAGGACCGCGAGCTGAGCCTGGCGGCGGCTCAGAACGGCTTCGTGGACTCAGCCGCGGCGCACATGGGCGCCTTCAAGCTCAACCCTGGAGCGCACGAACTGTCTCCTGGTCAGAGTTCGGCGTTCACGTCGCAAGGTCCGGGTGCATACCCGGGCTCGGCTGCAGCTGCCGCTGCGGCCGCGGCACTGGGGCCCCACGCCGCGCACGTTGGCTCCTATTCCGGGCCTCCCTTTAATTCCACCCGGGACTTCCTGTTCCGCAGCCGCGGCTTCGGGGACTCGGCGCCGGGAGGCGGCCAGCATGGGCTCTTCGGGCCGGGCGCGGGCGGCCTGCACCACGCGCACTCGGACGCGCAGGGCCACCTCCTCTTCCCGGGCCTCCCGGAGCAGCACGGGCCGCACGGCTCGCAGAACGTGCTCAACGGGCAAATGCGCCTTGGGCTGCCCGGCGAAGTGTTCGGGCGCTCGGAGCAGTACCGCCAAGTGGCCAGCCCGCGGACCGACCCCTACTCGGCGGCGCAACTCCACAATCAGTACGGCCCCATGAATATGAACATGGGGATGAACATGGCAGCGGCCgcagcccaccaccaccaccatcaccaccaccctggTGCCTTTTTCCGCTACATGCGGCAGCAGTGCATCAAGCAGGAGCTCATCTGCAAGTGGATCGATCCCGAGCAGCTAAGCAATCCCAAGAAAAGCTGCAACAAAACTTTCAGCACCATGCATGAGCTGGTGACCCACGTCTCCGTGGAGCACGTCGGCGGCCCGGAGCAGAGCAACCACGTCTGCTTCTGGGAGGAGTGTCCACGCGAGGGCAAGCCCTTCAAGGCCAAATACAAACTGGTCAACCACATCCGCGTGCACACCGGCGAGAAGCCCTTTCCCTGTCCTTTCCCGGGCTGCGGCAAGGTCTTCGCGCGCTCCGAGAACCTCAAGATCCACAAAAGGACCCACACAG GGGAGAAACCTTTCCAGTGTGAGTTCGAGGGCTGTGACCGGCGCTTCGCCAACAGCAGCGACAGGAAGAAGCACATGCATGTCCACACCTCAGATAAGCCCTATCTCTGCAAGATGTGCGACAAGTCCTACACGCACCCTAGCTCGCTGCGGAAGCACATGAAG GTCCATGagtcctcccctcagggctccgAGTCCTCGCCGGCTGCCAGCTCTGGCTACGAGTCATCCACGCCCCCGGGGCTGGTGTCCCCCAGCGCAGAGCCGCAGAGCAGCTCCAACCTGTccccggcagcggcggcggcggcggcggcagctgcgGCGGCGGCAGCCGCGGTGTCCGCAGTGCACCGAGGCGCGGGCTCTGGCAGCAGCGGCTCCGGAGGCGGCTCGGCCACAGgcagcggcgggggcggcggggcgggcggcgggggcggcggcggctcTGGAGGGGGCAGCGGGACAGCCGGAGGCCATAGCGGCCTCTCCTCCAACTTCAATGAATGGTACGTGTGA